CTTCAAGGACAGGCTGTCGGATTATGGGATTCTACATTGGATGAAAGGCTTATAAAAGCAAAAAATACATGTATTAAAGCACGTAAATGGGAAGTGATAGCTAAAGAGGTTGGCTATGGGGTTACGGCAAAAGATTGCCGTGATCGTTGGATTGCTGTTTTTAGATATAAAAAAGAAACAGCGACAAGACACTGTTATCGTGTCGGTGACAGTGTCAGTGACAGAGAATGCGTATCAGATGATGATAAAGACGAAGATTATATACCTCCAGGAGAGACAAGAAGAAGGTTGATAAAAACAAAGCTAGTTGCCGTCAGAAAAACAATTCCTAAACGAGGGAAAGGGGTAGAAAAAAAGAGGAAATATAAACTGGAAGGGCGAGTGAAACGTTTTGTCAAAATGATTTGGACTGAAGAAGCAGATAGCGCTCTTCGGGATGCGATGAAAATCTTCCCCCCAAAACATTGGAAAGAAAAAGCATGTTATGTCAGCGATAAATTGGGGATACGGGTGACAGATGATCAATGTAATCAACGCTGGAATAGAGTTCTTGATCCCGATATAAAAAAAGACCTATGGTCACCAGAAGAAGAAGAAACTCTTGAAGATCTTGTAAAAAGATATAAAAAGGAGAATCCTAGAAAAAATATCTCCTGGACGAAAATTTCAGCAGAGCTTCAAGACAAAGATTCAGAAGGTCTCAAAAGGATAGATACAGCAATTCGATATCATTATCTCCATAATATGAAAAGGCAACGATAATGAGTATAAAATATAATTATCCGCTATCCCTATAAGCTATTCGCTATCCCTATACGCTAATTAATGGTTTTAACCGATATCGTCTGTACCCCCAAAAGCGTGCTGTCTTCGGCGGTGAATTCAAATTGGTCGACCTTCACCGACTCGCTACGCTCGGGTTCGTGGCCTAATATATTTTTCATGAGATCCGCTAAAGTTTCAGCTTCGGAGACGTCAAGATCGGCGTCGAAAGCATCGTTGAACTCCGTGACTTTCATCGTCCCAGGAAGCGTCTTGTCGATGACACGCAAATATTTCTCGCGAGGCGATAGCGGAACGCTCATCTCCCCGAAGATCTCGTCGAGGATGTCTTGTAAGGTGAGAATCCCTATGGCACTGCCGTCGCCGTCGAGGACGATGGCGATGTTCTTGCCGTTGGTTCGAAATTCATGGAGGATATGCTGTATGTTTGCATCGCCAGAGATAAACCACGGTGGCTTGACATGGCTTTTTACATCGCTACTGTCGTCGACAACGATAAGATCATGAGGGTATGCTATACCTATGACGTTCTCCCTGAAACCTTCGAAGATAGGAAGGTATGGGTAGTAAGCCTTGTTGAGAAGAATACGCATGCGCCCCACAGTATAGTGGTCGGGGAGCATCTGCACCTCGCTTAAAGGAACCATTATCTTTTGCGCGGTAGTGTTCCTTAAATTGAAAATGTTGGCGGCGATGGCGTTGAAGTCTTCCTTGTCATCGTCAGGATGCGAAGGCTCTTTAAGCTCTTCTATAGTCTTCTGCAGCTCGTCGCGGGTGAGGAATATCGTCGTGTTAGCGCTCTCAGCGCCGAAAAGACGGCCCACAACCCTAGACAAAATATTTATCGCCCAAGTAACAGGAACGAGGACCTTCGACGCGGCATGTAGTATCCGTATCCCCGACATGGCGACGTGTTCAGAATAACGACGCGCAGCGAACATAGGAGCAAGCTCTGCGAAGATAAGGACGAGGATAACCTGCGTTATAGGGGAAAAATTCGGGTTTAGCCCCATAGAGCTGTAAAGCATCCTGGAACACTCGGAGCCTACTTGCAAAGCAACGTTGACGCCAATAAGCGTAGTGCCAAAAAGACGCGCAGGGTTCTGAAGAAGGAAGTTCAACATAATAGCCTTTTTGTCGCCACGGCTTATAGAATATTGAAGGTGTATCGTATTGAAAGAGATGCTCGCCATCTCCATCATAGTGAAAAACGCCTGTATCGCTATACATGCTATCGTCAACAGAAGCCATATAATCGTGGTGTCGTATGTCATAGTCGCGACCCCCTCGGTGTGGCGAGCTTCCTGATATATATACGACGTATGCGCGTCTTGTCGGCAGCAAGGACGTGGAACAGCAGGCCATGACTTGTATGCCGAGTGCCGGGACTGGGGATGTCGCCAAGCTCCTCGATAAGCCACCCGCCGATGGTTACCATGTTGTTAGGACTAGGAAGCTCTATGTCGAAAACCTCCTCGACATCGTCGATCTCAAGACGGCCGCTGGCAATGATAATATCGTCGGCAGAACGTGTATATAAAGGCTTCTCATCGTGGTGCTCAGCAATACGGCCAACAACCTCTTCGAAAAGATCTTCGCGGGTGATGACACCAGCGATAGAGCCATATTCGTCGACGACGAGAGCAAGAGCTTCGTCATTTTCGCGATATTGAGAGAATAAAGACTTCGCTGGCGTTGTCTCCGGAATGAAGAACGCCTTCCTAAGAAAAGGCCTGAGATCCTCAGGATCGGAGATATTATGACGATGTAAAAGAAAACGCCGCGCAGTAGCAACACCGATAATATTATCAAGGTCGCCGTCATAGACAGGGACGCGAGAAAATTTCTTCTCTACGAAGATATCACGAAGTACAGCGATGGGATCGCCGATATCATAGCAAACAATGTCTTCACGAGGATGCATAAGCTCTTTGGCGTTGGTCTCCTGGAGATTTAAATACCCTTGGATGAGCTCGGCCTCCTCATGGAATAACACCCCGCGATTCTTCGAGGCCTTCAGCATATGCTGCAACTCTTTCTTAGTGACAGGACTCTCCTTGCTTAAAAAGAAAAATAATACCCGCGATATCGCACCAGTAATGCCGATGATAACCTTCCTGATAGGGCCAAAAAAGCTCTGTAACGACGAAATAACAGGACTGGCAATAGGAGCAAGACGCTCGTTATTGCGAATGGCAAGAGACTTTGGGATGATCTCCCCAAAAACAAGCGTTATAGCTAAAGGAACACCGACACGTAACGACCACCCAGCAAAAGAACCAAATAACGAAGACGCAAAATTTTGTACCATGATATTAGCGAAAATGTTCAACATCAAAATCGTCACAAGAAGATCGCGAGGATGAAGGACAAGACGCGCAATAAGACGCTTGCGATCGTCATGAGAATGCTGGTATGTGCGGACTTTTATCGACGACAAAGAAAACATCGCTGTCTCTGTGCCAGAAAGAAATCCGGAACATAAAGTGAAGACGATAAGACCTATAATAAGAAATGATATCATGGTTCAATCCGTTGGTTTAAAATAAACCTTTGTATAGTCTTCGGGGACGAGACCCAAAACTTTCATCAGCGTAAACTCTACCCAACGAGGATCGTCCTGGCTGTCAATCTGCATAAGAAGATCTTCTTGGCGAGCAAGCTCTTCAACTTTAGTGATCTCTAGAGAATGAAGCCTCTCCTCAAGAATGCGATACTCGCGGCCCTGCCGCGACATCCCGTCTTCATATATAGAAAAACATACTATACAGAAAATAAAGACCCACCACGACCGAAAAAGCACCTCCTCAAGGAAGACTTTCCATAAACGATTGCGACGTGACGATATTTCTCTGTCCATACCACCACTTATAAAGACTTTGCAATTTCCAGGGTAAGCAAAAAATAAACCCATAGTTATTTGATGTAAAAAAAATCTTACAACGGATTCTGAACTTTTTACTTTCTATACTTGAAAGTTATTTACCATATTAGGTAATATGTTTGTTTATTCGGCATGTATTTGCCGTAAGGCGATCTTTCTGGGGTGTCGCCAAGTGGTAAGGCAACGGTTTTTGGTACCGTCATACGCAGGTTCGATCCCTGCCACCCCAAAGTGTACGCATCGTGAGAAGCCCATGGGATGCAAAAGTCATTATAAGATATACACCGGATCCTCACATCCGATGTTTTCAGAAAGGATAGCGCAATATCTATGCACTACCCTCGACGATCTTATCCTTGACACATTTCCTGATGGCGAAGCTTGGGCACAGGCTGTTGAAGACGTTACAAATAACGACGTCTTTATAGTACAGTCGATGGCGCATAAGCCCGACGTGTTCTTGATGCAGCTGCTGATAATCGTCGATGCCCTTCGTAGAGCTTCGGCACGGACGATAACAGCAGTAGTGCCATACCTAGGGTATTGCCGGCAAGACCGTAGCAATAGGGGACAAGAACCCATAACGGCACGACTCGTCGCCTCTATGCTCGAAAAAGCGGGCATAACGAGGATGATAACGATGGACCTACATACCGAACAGGTGGAAGGGTTCTTCGAAGTGCCTGTCGAAAACATAAATGCCACGGCGACGCTGTTCGACGCCCTGGAAATATCGGCAACAGACGATTTCGTCATCGTTGCCGCCGATAGCAGCGCAATGAAGAGGGCACAGCACCTCGCAGAGAAGAAAGGACTTAACATCGCTGTCGTCGACAAAAGACGCCGCAATGACGTCGAAGCAGTAGCGGTGCTCGGTGATATAAACGGTAAAAACGTCGTCATCATCGACGATATATGCTCTACAGCGACGACGCTGACACAAGCAGCAGATGCTTGCATCGCTGCAGGAGCACGAGAAGTATATGGTATAGTAACTCATGGCATCTTCGCAGAAGGCGCCATTGAGAAGATAGAAAAAAGCCCGATGGTGAGACTCATAGTGAGCGACACCATTGCTGGCGTCGAAAGAAATAGCACGGTGATCAAAAAGGTCTCGGTAGCAAAACTTTTCGGAGAAGTTATTAAGAAAATCGTGACGATATAGAAACATCGCCACTTAACAAAACAAAGGAAACAATGATTATGAAATTGTCGGTAACAAAGAGAGCAAAAGCTACGAAGAAAGAAGCTAAGCGTTTTCGTCGTGAAGGTAATATCCCCGCAGTGATATATTCTACACGTAATGACGCAGAAAACATCGTCGTAGACGGTGAAGAATTCGCCACAGCTATGCGCGCCATAGAAAAAGGTGGGCTGCCAACGACTACATTTACTTTGACCGATGGCGAAGGCAAAGAACGCCGCGCTGTTGTTAAAGATATACAGTATCACATTACAAGCTATGACATCTTACACCTAGACTTCGTAGAACTTTTCGACGACGTCACAGTACGTGTCAACGTGCCAATACGCTTTAAAGGTGTAGAAAAATGCGAAGGAATAAAACTCGGAGGAGTGCTTCGTTCCGTGATACGCTATTGTAATGTGTCATGCTTACCAGCAGATATCCCACAACAATTCGTCCTAGACGTCAGCAAGCTAGCAATGACACAGTCGCTGCGACTGCGTGATATCGCTTTCTCGAAAGGCGTAAAGCCTCTGTCGAACGTCGATGAAGTCGCCGTAGTTATAGCAAAACGATAAATAATAATAAGAGAAAGGTTTCGTGGAAGAAAATAACGCCAAAAACATGCTGATAGTAGGCCTCGGGAACCCCGGAAGGCAATATGCTAAGACACGCCATAATATAGGATATATGGTAGTCGAAGACTTCGCAGCGAAAATAGGCGCTACTTTCAAAGAGGAAAAGCGCTTCCTAGGAAAGATGGCTAAAGGCGTCGTCGGTGACGTAACAGTCAGGATGCTCCTCCCCGAAACATATATGAACCGTAGCGGTATGGCAGTAAGAAAGACAGCAGATTTCTTCGGCATCAACGCCGCTGATATCCTCGTCGTCGCTGATGATGTCGCTATCGACTTCGGAATGGCAAGAATACGCCCAAAAGGCGGTGCAGGAGGACATAACGGCCTCAAAGATATAACACTGCACCTAGGGACAACAAAATACTGCCGACTAAGGATAGGGATCGGAGACAGAGAACATGGTGACCTGTCGGGACATGTCCTCAGCGGCTTTAACAAAGAAGAAAAGGAACGCCTCGATGATATCGTCGTCGATGGCGCCGATATAGTACGGCGATGGTGCCGCGAAGATATCATAACGATAATGAATGATGTCAACGTCAAGCAAAAAAGTTCCACTGAAAATGAAGAAAATAAAGAACAAGAAGAAACCCCTAAAGAATAAGGGATAGGAGAACATAATGATAAACAAAGAGAAAAAGAATCTATATGAAGGGATGTATATCCTGTCGTCAACACTTAGCGATGACGCCAGAAAAAAAGCCCTAGATAAAATCGTCGTAGAAATAACGTCACAGCACGGTGAGATACATAAAATCCACGAACAAGGAAGACGTAAGCTCGCTTATGAGATCGATGGACATCTAGAAGGATATTACTACTTGATATATTTCTCAATAGCACCGTCGGCGATAGAAGAGCTGTGGAAAGAATACCACCTCAACGAAGACCTTGTACGTTTTATGACGATACGCGCCGAAGAGGTTAAAGAAACATTAGAATTTAAAACTTTAGAAGAAAAATAAAAAATAAGGAGTCAAAATGATGATGGGGAACACCTCACAGGGACCAAAAAGACGGAAGCCTTTCGGACGTAAAAGACGTAAAACGTGCCCGTTCACATCTGCAGGGATAAAGCCAGCAGATATCGATTATAAAGACGTAGAGACATTGAAGCGATTCATCACAGAACGCGGAAAGATTTTACCTCGAAGAATAACAGGCATCTCGGCAAGCCACCAAAGGAAGCTTTCCAGCGCAATAAAATTAGCGCGACATGTCGCCCTTCTGCCTTTCGTAGCAGAAGAATAAAAGAAGAATTATAACGTATATAAAAGGAGTTAATACCAATGACAAAACAGAGTGAACTACTTCTTCTTGAAGACGTCGAAGGCTTAGGACGTAGCGGTGACATCGTTGTCTCTAAAGCAGGATATGCTCGTAATTTCCTTATGCCTAAAGGATACGCCGTCCTCGCTGACAACAACGCTAAACGTATGCAGTCGCGACTACAAGAAGAACGTTTGAAAAAAGCTGCCCTAGACAAAGAACAGTCCGAAGCAGTAGCAAAACTTGTTAACGATATCACAGTAACAACAGAGGTTAAAGTCGACAACGAAGGGCATATGTATGGCTCTGTTGGTACGGCAGATATCGCAGCGTTACTAGAACAGCAAGGCATCGCTGTAGAGAAACGTAGCATAAAACTTAAGCATCCAATAAAGAAGGCTGGTATCTACGACATCACACTAAATCTAAAAGAAGATGTCGATGCTGCTTTCAAGCTTAAAGTTATGCCTGATGAAGCAAGTACCTTCGTCTTCAAAGAAGAAGAAGACGAAGTCCCAGCTGAAGAAACACCAGTAGTTGAAGAAGCTCCTGTCGCCGAAGAAGCCGAAGTGGCTCCCGTCGCAGAAGCCGAAGAAGCTCCTGCTGTCGAAGAAGCTCCTGCCAAAGACGTTACTGAATAATAATGCTGAAACTATCGTCTCCGGCGAAAGTCAACCTATTTCTTAAAGTGGTACGCCGTCGTGACGACGGCTTCCACGATATCGTCTCGCTATTCCAGACGATATCATTAGAAGACAGGTTGACTTTTTCTTTTTCAGAAAAAGACAAAGTCTCATGCTCAGATCCCTCCATCCCTACCGACGGAAGGAACCTCGTAAACAAAGCACGAGACCTCTTCCGTAAAAAGACGGGCACCGACGCCACATTCGATATCGCCATAGAGAAAAACATCCCAGCAGAAGCAGGCCTCGGCGGAGGAAGCAGCAACGCCGCAACAACACTATGGGCGCTAAATACCCTAGCAGGAAACCCTGCTACACACGACGAACTAAGAGAATGGGCTTCAGAACTCGGCTCCGATGTGGCATTCTTCCTGTCGCACGGCACAGCACTCTGCACAGGACGCGGAGAGAAAATAAAAGAACTGCCACCACTGCCACAACAAGATATATGGATAGTAAAACCCCACTACGGCCTGTCAACACCCCTCGTATACAAAACCCTCGACCCCACAACAATAACACCCTGCGACGCAGAATCACTAATATCAAACTTCTACAACAATAACCCACAATACGTCAACGACCTCGAAACTCCAGCCTTCACAATAACACCCGAACTCTCAGCCCTTAAAGACACCCTCCTCGCCAACGATTACGACGCTGTCCTCATGTCAGGGTCAGGAACAAGTATCTTCTGCATAGGAAATACCACACCACCCACAATCCCAAACACAACAACCTTCAAAACAACATTCATCAATCGTTCCACAGATTCCTGGTACTAAATGTCATCTGACAAAACATCAAACCTTTGTACCTTGTGTTTTCGTGGTTTTCAATGCGCTTTTTCAATGGATTTTGGCATGGTTCAAAACATGCCATTTTATGGTAACGGTTGATTCTACCATAGAGATCATAAATAGCGGATAGAAGAATTTCAGAATAGGACTTTC
This genomic stretch from Waddliaceae bacterium harbors:
- a CDS encoding HlyC/CorC family transporter; this translates as MTYDTTIIWLLLTIACIAIQAFFTMMEMASISFNTIHLQYSISRGDKKAIMLNFLLQNPARLFGTTLIGVNVALQVGSECSRMLYSSMGLNPNFSPITQVILVLIFAELAPMFAARRYSEHVAMSGIRILHAASKVLVPVTWAINILSRVVGRLFGAESANTTIFLTRDELQKTIEELKEPSHPDDDKEDFNAIAANIFNLRNTTAQKIMVPLSEVQMLPDHYTVGRMRILLNKAYYPYLPIFEGFRENVIGIAYPHDLIVVDDSSDVKSHVKPPWFISGDANIQHILHEFRTNGKNIAIVLDGDGSAIGILTLQDILDEIFGEMSVPLSPREKYLRVIDKTLPGTMKVTEFNDAFDADLDVSEAETLADLMKNILGHEPERSESVKVDQFEFTAEDSTLLGVQTISVKTIN
- a CDS encoding HlyC/CorC family transporter; translated protein: MISFLIIGLIVFTLCSGFLSGTETAMFSLSSIKVRTYQHSHDDRKRLIARLVLHPRDLLVTILMLNIFANIMVQNFASSLFGSFAGWSLRVGVPLAITLVFGEIIPKSLAIRNNERLAPIASPVISSLQSFFGPIRKVIIGITGAISRVLFFFLSKESPVTKKELQHMLKASKNRGVLFHEEAELIQGYLNLQETNAKELMHPREDIVCYDIGDPIAVLRDIFVEKKFSRVPVYDGDLDNIIGVATARRFLLHRHNISDPEDLRPFLRKAFFIPETTPAKSLFSQYRENDEALALVVDEYGSIAGVITREDLFEEVVGRIAEHHDEKPLYTRSADDIIIASGRLEIDDVEEVFDIELPSPNNMVTIGGWLIEELGDIPSPGTRHTSHGLLFHVLAADKTRIRRIYIRKLATPRGSRL
- a CDS encoding ribose-phosphate diphosphokinase, translating into MFSERIAQYLCTTLDDLILDTFPDGEAWAQAVEDVTNNDVFIVQSMAHKPDVFLMQLLIIVDALRRASARTITAVVPYLGYCRQDRSNRGQEPITARLVASMLEKAGITRMITMDLHTEQVEGFFEVPVENINATATLFDALEISATDDFVIVAADSSAMKRAQHLAEKKGLNIAVVDKRRRNDVEAVAVLGDINGKNVVIIDDICSTATTLTQAADACIAAGAREVYGIVTHGIFAEGAIEKIEKSPMVRLIVSDTIAGVERNSTVIKKVSVAKLFGEVIKKIVTI
- a CDS encoding 50S ribosomal protein L25 → MKLSVTKRAKATKKEAKRFRREGNIPAVIYSTRNDAENIVVDGEEFATAMRAIEKGGLPTTTFTLTDGEGKERRAVVKDIQYHITSYDILHLDFVELFDDVTVRVNVPIRFKGVEKCEGIKLGGVLRSVIRYCNVSCLPADIPQQFVLDVSKLAMTQSLRLRDIAFSKGVKPLSNVDEVAVVIAKR
- a CDS encoding aminoacyl-tRNA hydrolase: MLIVGLGNPGRQYAKTRHNIGYMVVEDFAAKIGATFKEEKRFLGKMAKGVVGDVTVRMLLPETYMNRSGMAVRKTADFFGINAADILVVADDVAIDFGMARIRPKGGAGGHNGLKDITLHLGTTKYCRLRIGIGDREHGDLSGHVLSGFNKEEKERLDDIVVDGADIVRRWCREDIITIMNDVNVKQKSSTENEENKEQEETPKE
- a CDS encoding 30S ribosomal protein S6 codes for the protein MNKEKKNLYEGMYILSSTLSDDARKKALDKIVVEITSQHGEIHKIHEQGRRKLAYEIDGHLEGYYYLIYFSIAPSAIEELWKEYHLNEDLVRFMTIRAEEVKETLEFKTLEEK
- a CDS encoding 30S ribosomal protein S18, whose product is MGNTSQGPKRRKPFGRKRRKTCPFTSAGIKPADIDYKDVETLKRFITERGKILPRRITGISASHQRKLSSAIKLARHVALLPFVAEE
- a CDS encoding 50S ribosomal protein L9 — translated: MTKQSELLLLEDVEGLGRSGDIVVSKAGYARNFLMPKGYAVLADNNAKRMQSRLQEERLKKAALDKEQSEAVAKLVNDITVTTEVKVDNEGHMYGSVGTADIAALLEQQGIAVEKRSIKLKHPIKKAGIYDITLNLKEDVDAAFKLKVMPDEASTFVFKEEEDEVPAEETPVVEEAPVAEEAEVAPVAEAEEAPAVEEAPAKDVTE
- the ispE gene encoding 4-(cytidine 5'-diphospho)-2-C-methyl-D-erythritol kinase — encoded protein: MLKLSSPAKVNLFLKVVRRRDDGFHDIVSLFQTISLEDRLTFSFSEKDKVSCSDPSIPTDGRNLVNKARDLFRKKTGTDATFDIAIEKNIPAEAGLGGGSSNAATTLWALNTLAGNPATHDELREWASELGSDVAFFLSHGTALCTGRGEKIKELPPLPQQDIWIVKPHYGLSTPLVYKTLDPTTITPCDAESLISNFYNNNPQYVNDLETPAFTITPELSALKDTLLANDYDAVLMSGSGTSIFCIGNTTPPTIPNTTTFKTTFINRSTDSWY